A stretch of DNA from Misgurnus anguillicaudatus chromosome 15, ASM2758022v2, whole genome shotgun sequence:
AAATTTAATGTTCAAAATTAAATTTCAAACAGGTGTCTCAGCAAAGTAAACACGGTTGTAGTTCATCacattaactcttttcccgccattaaCAAGTTATctagtcaattaagagaaaatgcttccctgccaatgacaagttttttacCCCAATTCATATTACCGTTACTATCCACTAATCATAGCGGTGGCactcttacacaacttataaaacactgaagcatccactgatccaaaaacagtttattttttatcatcattctgaatctgatctctaacaaaagtccttgacatgcaattatttcagctttttgctcaaaatgtttttaaaagattagtcaattttctttaaaaaaatccagataatttactcaccaccatgttatccaaaatgttgatgtctttcttttttcagtcgagaagaaattatgttttttgaagaaaacattccaggatttttctcattttaatggactttaatggaccccaacactttacTCAACactttaacagtttttttcaacggagtttcagaAGAACTCTGAATgattccaaacgaggcataagggtcttatctagcaaaactattttttgacaagaaaaataaaaaatatgcacttttaaacaacaacttctcatctatctccagtcctgtgacgcaccagcgcgacctcacgtaattgcgtaatgccgtagggaggtcacatgttaaatatatgaaatgcacatttgcggaccattttaaacactaaactgacacaaagacattaattagtatcattccacatacaacaacgtctgaaccgtcctctttctccacacttgtaaacactggggcgtagtttcacatacatcatccatgacctcttgacgtgatgacgtattatgtgaggtcgcgctggtgcatcacaggactggagatagacaagaagttgtggtttaaaagtgcatattttttatttttcttgtcaaaaaatcgtttcgctagataagacccttatgccttgtttgggatcgtttagagtcctgagtgttgagttaagtgttagggtccattaaagtccattaaaatgagaaaaatcctggaatgttttcttcaaaaaacataatttcttctcgactgaacaaagaaagacatcttttttttttagaaaatggactaatctttTATCAAACCTACCAATATTTGacaggtgataaaaagagactGACTATCTTCTTGATCCTATAGGTTCCGATGACTCTGGGAATGCAGTTAGAGATCGTCTTACTGCATTGGACCAAGGATTTAGTTTTCCACGGTCAGCCATGGCGGTCCAGCTTTGTACTGCCCGGTCCGGCTTCAGTCAGTGTCCGGAGGAACGTGGTTTCCTGTCCACTGATTGGCCGATGCCTAAAGATGAACGCTTGGAAACCAGATTTCGTGTATACAGGGATCTGAGAAGTAAAGGGTATTATCTGACATCTGCAGGGAAGTTTGGAGGAGATTTTTTGGTATATCCAGGTATGTTGATTACAGTAAGGATTGTGATATTTAAATATGAATGTTGTGTTAAACTGGTTCATAGGTGTTTATGTTCTTTTGCCACAGGTGACCCTCTGCGCTTTCATGCTCATTTCATTGCGCTGTGTATGCCCATTGATGAACAGATACCGATTTGTGATATTCTAGCTATAGCTCGGCTGGGGTCAAATGTGAAGAAAACAGTGTTGCTTTGCTCTCCTCAGATGGGAAAGGATGAGGGATGTGTGGTGTATTCATCACTGCAGTGGAGCTCTATGGTTTAACTTGACTGAACTTGTTTCATCCATTGCCATTGTTGAGCGGTGGTGTGGTGCTGTACGGGCAGGTGAAAAAACTCAGCCGTGCCTTTATGTGGAATAAAAAACATTGAGACAACCAAATTCTCTTTATGTACAGGATCAAGTATGCAAGAGGAAGTTGTCTTAAtacaataaatgttttaagaatCTGTTATTTATAACATTTGTTTCCGTTGTTAATCATTGCTTGTTTATGTTTGTGCTGTTTTACCTCCAAAAATGTATAACTTCCTGGAAGATTACATCAGCACTATGCTTGTAAGTGGTGGtgaaattgttattttggtAAAATACAACTTATGTAAACACTATTATGAATAAAAATAGTAAGTTTAcggtttaaaatgcaaaaaaaaagcaTAATTACAGGTTTGTTCGACTTCTGCGGTGCCTCAAGAACCGACatgcggatgacgtcaaagtaccgcgagagcgatttgagaaATCATACGACGTCTAAtgtcgtctcgctctcgcggtcctttgacgtcatccgcatGTCTTGAGCTTGAGTCGGTAAAAACAAAATGCAACTGCCATCTGGTGGTTTTGTTAAGGCATTGCAGAAGTGTACCAGCCTTTTTAAATCTTGTACAGTCGTGCggtaattataaaaaatgtacattttgatGTTTCAAAACGCcagtataaaaaaaatattactaGGAAAGTAAAATAAACGCGAAGAGGTTGGGCCAGTGGCGCGCTGTGAAGTCTCGCGAGACCAGGACGAGCACAGTGCGAGATCAAGTTGCAGACGAAGGAAGGCAAGGAACAGGCGGATTTTGACAAACTAATACAAGCTGTTAAAATGTCGGGCCGATCCGTGCGAGCGGAGACGCGCAGCAGAGCCAAAGATGACATCAAAAAAGTCATGGCGGCAATTGAAAGAGTCCGTAGATGGTAAGTTGCATGTTTCACGAGGGAAGTTTATGTGCTTagcattacaaaaataaacttcaTAGCGGCGGGGAGGATTACGCCATAGCTTTACTTGACGGACAACCGGGTAAACCAATGAGTTTCAGCGTACACAAGGCATGGGCGTGGCTTGAGTATGTCAATTGCGTGTGTGTAACATGGATTATACAACCTTTTAAAGATTTAGTTACATTGAATTTCCTTTGCTGAATGTGTAGTTTAAAGTATGTATAAGTAAAAagcattatttaattattttcttcaTGATTCGCACATCATACGCACTTCCATATCAACATGCAAAACAGTAAATTTCATTAAAAGAGCGTGCCTGGGTCACATTTAACATTGAATCATAAGAAAGACACcaatgtaaaatataattttgtgttttttcattgtgacttttttATAATGTTCCTCATATtttcacaataaataaaaaacataaaacgtATAAAGGGGGCATTATTAAATAAGTCATATCATAGTAACATTTGCCATTCTGcctttaagtaaattattatTGTGAATTTACAGTATATCAAATAGttaatatggtaaaaaaaaatatatatatacatatactaTACAAAATATACTAGTTTTACAAAATACTTATGGTAATGAGAATTTGGTAGGAAAATGTCATGGAAACAAATGTAACCTAATTATGTTTTCTCACCTTTATCCTTTAAGGGAAAAGAAGTGGGTAACAGTGGGAGACACATCTTTACGGATATTTAAATGGGTCCCTGTTACAGAGACTAAAAAGGTTTGTGGGGAAAGATCAAAAATCATATTAAACAGATATCAAATGTTTattaagctaaataaataaggtGTTCATTTTTTGCGTTTCTAGATTTATAAGTCTAAAGGTCCAGGTACTGCAGTGAGGGAATTGAAAGGCTTTCCTACAGATGTAGTGTTGGAAAATGCCCGCTCTGTGCTACTGGATTTTCAAGGTAATACATCACCTATCAGGAGATGTTTATGTAAACTTCACACTTGATATTTCCTCTGTAAACAATTCTAAACATCCCTTATTTAATGTAACGCAACACTGGACTAGCCTTAAACTTTGCTCTTTACAATATGTGGTTTGCATAGCTTTTACTATTACAAAATTGTAACCATAAATCTCATATTTACTCATGAGTCTACCCACAAatatgttttaatttctttgatTCTTACAAACAGATGACAACAGTAACCAGAGTTTCCTGTCAGATGTCTATCAATCGAATACAAAAGTGGACAGCAGTGGCAACTCCAGTCCACAACATGTCAGTGAGGCCGTGAGTCCGTCTCATGCACCTTACTTCCGCACAGAGGACTCCCAACCACCCACCCTGGGACAAGAGACTATGGAGGCTGAGAGAGGTGAAATAAACTATATGCTACAGTCAAACTTAAAGAAATCCAAATCTTTATTATAACAGCATCATATAATCCATCACATTGAATTAAATCTTATTGTCATTGTACATCGAGTATACAATGAAATGCATTGCATGTCAAGGCTGGTGCAATCACTAATTTCGGTTAATCCTAAGCAGAGCTACTGTATTTGTGAGCTGGTGAGTGTTATTGATAAAGCTTAGTTTTAAAGCAGAACTGGGTCTTGATAGGCATAAGCAaatttagatttgttgttttttgcaagTCTAGTTTTTCAATAAGCTTTAGagtaatttaaaaacataattatcAATGTATAGGTATATGCCAGTACCCTCTCTATAAAAAAAGGATGTATaaagaattattatttttatttttttgcattgcatttctTGTTAAAACAGCATATTGTCCCCATTTAATtacaataaatataaacattttcaagtATGATCCTGACATATTGTTGTCAGTGTTTTACAAAATTCTTTCAAAATCACGTACGGCACTGATTAAGTGCATCATTACtttgtatttaaatgtttttctctGCTTCCCGTGATCAAACCTCAAATTTAGAGACATCAACGACCAGCAGTGAAGTCACAGATGAGCCCCCGACTCTCATTAAAGAAGATGTGTTGTCTCTTTCCGCTCAGGTAACAGCCACCAAtctttatataaatactttGGAAATAGCTTGTGCATTCTGGGAATTAGAATGAACTGTTGATTGAATACATTGTTTAACATTATTCCTGTTTCAGGAGGAGGATGATGTTGTTGGAGCCCCACCGCTTAAAAGAGTTTGCACTGAACAAAACTCAGCTTTGAGTTAACCTCACTATGATAAACCATCCTGGTCAAAAGTTTCAACAAAGGAGACTAAACTGCACATTGGAAAGACATTTCTACAGCTTTATTTGATCAAGAAACAAGCTTGaaagttttgttgttgtttttatgtcCTTCGCAAGATTTTACTCAGATCTTTTTAGGTATTTTCTAATGAAGGTAATGCATTTTGTATTGCATAttgaaaagtaattaaattgtaaaaaaatgcatgatGTCTAAATATAGAAAGAAATTCACAAGTGGAACACGCATGTAATGCATGAAGTAATGTTCATACATACAACTTAACTTTTCATATATtcaagatttcttttttttagtaaTCTGTTTTATGTTTACAGTATCTTCTAtcagtattttaaaatatttttttattcatacatGGTAATGCATGCAAATTGGGACACAGTTTTGTGTAACACCCGATCTTTATCTTATTCATCCTCATTCTTTTGTCTGTCACTTTTTactaaaagaaaagaaatgctTATCTTTCTTATAAGGAAAGGTCACTTTTGTATAACAAATATGAAGGTCTAGGCTTTCCATAGTCTTTGAggtatttttcaaataattttaaaagacAATAAACAAGATGTGTATGATTCATATCATGTTGCCAGTTATAATTATTTACCTTGGCTTCTTGTGATGGAAATTAAAgtctttattttacagtacccAATTTATACATCTTATATAGTTTCATTCGGTATGTATAGCAAAAATTAAAAGcttaaatcttaattttattttaatacttaAAATTGGTGTATCATCAGGACTGTCTCTTTAATTGGAACAAAAGTGTCGTGTGCACTCCATTGTCTCCATTTAAATTAATTACCGCAACCTCTTTTACTCTGAAGCAAGGCATTTGGCCATATAACTACtgagcataaaaatgttttttatattaatattaaaataaaaaaagagtatactgtcattttaaaaaataatatattgaaTTTACCACACACCTGACCTCTAACCACGCACGCTTCTAAACACCCCTTGTATTTTTGATCGGAGGCGTGCGTTTTGCTATGACAAAAGGTGGAGTAGGTAGAACTGACAGTTAAATCAACCAATAAAATGTCTCGGTATGTGTCGTAGTTCTTTATTGACCAATAGCTGTATGTGATGGGCGGTGCTTACGCTTGAGACGCTGCTTGCTACCGGGGTAACGGAGTTTTGAGGTTGCACGGAATGTTGCCGGTGTAGCAGGAACTCCCGCCATTTTTTCAATCGCCTACAAACcttcttgtttgtttatgtaatCGAGACTTCATTCAAAACGACATCTACACGGTTTGCGCTCGCCAACGATAGAAAAAGTTGTACGTCTCTCTGGCCTGCACAACACGGAGTTGAGTGGTTGAAGAAAGCCCGCCATACCAGCTCTGACGGGCCGCCTCCGCTCCAGTCGCGTTTCGCGCGTTTACCCCGGCACTTCAAGAGCTTCCGTTCCTTCACAACACTTTTACAGCCATATCACCATGACCCCATGGTCTCCTCCGAACCAGCGAGTTTCACAGAGAAGATGTAACTGATCAACAAAGCCGCAGTTTGTTTAGGTTTTGTTTTCACTCGCTTCGCGGAAAAAGTAAAGCGACGAGCGCTAGCCTAGCCCCGATGCTACGCCGCTGAGACGCAAGGATTTCACGGGTTATTCAGTTCAAGCTGAGATCGAGAAGTTCACATTACCGACAGATACCTCAAGAAACCTAGCAGTCCGCGATGGCACCGTTGCTAGGACGAAGGCCCTACCCGCTGGTTAAGCCGCTGTCGGAGCCGCCGGGCCCAGGAGAGGAGGTGTACATCATCGAGCACACTAAAGAGGCCTTCAAGAACAAAGAGTATCCTTTATGACCGTCGATACCGTACATTTGTACGCTTCACAAACATATTCGCGCGAGGGTCTCGATCCGTCATTCACAGGCGGATCGTCGTGGGATCGCCGTACATTAACGCGTTTATTGTTGTTTCCCCTCGCGCGCTGGATCTTATTGTCACGCTGAAGGTGACCATGACGTTCTGATTATCCGGGGTTAAACGATTGTCCGAGTGTTATTTTGGCTTGGATTAAAGTGATGGTGTGTGGTACATGCGATGTCGTTTTTTAGTCTTGTGCATTTCAAAGCGAGCTAATGTTAGCATGCTAACTCCATGGCgcacagtttgtgtgtgtgttgtctggCTAAAACAGTTCCCCATCCAAACTGCCATGACATAAGCTTGTGTAAGACACTTGTGATGTGAACTGATAACGTAACCAGATGTGTGTGATTCTTCTATGTAGTGTGATGTTGGGAACATTATTAGTTGTACTAATAGATTAGTTTAACGTACAGTATATGTCGAGGTCGTTTTCTGCCCGCCACGTGAGTTTTGTCATGATTGACAGTACAGTAAAGTTGAACTTAAGGCACTCGCGCACGCTGGATTTTCAGTCAGTTTCTGCAGCATTAACTCAACCATTTGTTCCTTTTGTATGTTGTTATCATAGTAGTcgaattaaaataaacatttgctcTGTAAATATTCTGTGAATTGGCTCTGTGCTGacaaaagcaaaataatctgttttaatTGGAATATTTGGCCAATCGGAAACAATGTAACGTCTGTCAGTCACTTAGCAAGTTCGGGTTTGCCGCCATCGGGTTGGCTGATATGTACGAGGGGCGGGGTTTAGTAGGAAGGGGCGTGAGATTAAAGGGATGGGGCTTAATTCACAAGTTTAAATCTGGAAGAAGTGTAATGTCATTGGGTGTTTAAACGTCATGATCGTTGATTTTAGCAGATCAATCTCAGCACACTGACACTAGAAATTAGAAGTGATTATGCTTCGTTTTTTGTGATGGTGCTTCTGTTTTCCGAATCattcagtgattttaaatgtttgtttgattgattAATTGATCTGGTTAACAATTGAAAAAAGTTAGTATCGTCATGTCAGACAAAATGATTTCATAAGAGTTTTATATTGTGTTTAAAAACCACATAAGCCCAAATGCAAGATATTTAATATAAtgattgttagaaatgtttaaaggtgccgtagaatgtaaaactgtatctAAGCAAAGATAAATAAtgagctctgtacatggtaatgacatttcGTGAGCCTTAAATACGATTGTTTCCtcattcttatgtaaacctggtgcatgcaaaagaccgctggagGCCAAgctcaacataacacagactgtgacgttacagtcgagatgtacgccccaacattaaaaaacacaaagaaaattaagtacaatgttgttaaaatgctaaaaaaacccacaaacttaccactcggAAACGTctattaacaatctccaaacaattga
This window harbors:
- the tsen34 gene encoding tRNA-splicing endonuclease subunit Sen34, with translation MDVKEDMDAESDSEHQATGDDVIDISFCGSTPLLWKVSDIKRCRGAGVIGALVGSLARQPRQNVRLGRPLELMQEEALLLEETSAATASLHTQECVRSHQTRMKRISLHECEDDEVHSQAVRQYEAGQESSYKEQCALALEDKKSVLRRIMQEKDNGSDDSGNAVRDRLTALDQGFSFPRSAMAVQLCTARSGFSQCPEERGFLSTDWPMPKDERLETRFRVYRDLRSKGYYLTSAGKFGGDFLVYPGDPLRFHAHFIALCMPIDEQIPICDILAIARLGSNVKKTVLLCSPQMGKDEGCVVYSSLQWSSMV
- the bcl7bb gene encoding B-cell CLL/lymphoma 7 protein family member B-B: MSGRSVRAETRSRAKDDIKKVMAAIERVRRWEKKWVTVGDTSLRIFKWVPVTETKKIYKSKGPGTAVRELKGFPTDVVLENARSVLLDFQDDNSNQSFLSDVYQSNTKVDSSGNSSPQHVSEAVSPSHAPYFRTEDSQPPTLGQETMEAERETSTTSSEVTDEPPTLIKEDVLSLSAQEEDDVVGAPPLKRVCTEQNSALS